A stretch of DNA from Phenylobacterium koreense:
TCGCCCTCGCCGCCGTCGCCGCCGCGCTTATGGCGTCCGCCTGCAACACCGTCGAAGGCCTCGGCCGCGACGCCCAGGCCGCCGGCGCGGCCGTCACAGGCGCCGCCAGCGACATGAAGCGGTAGGCGATTTCAGGCGTCCTCCTCGCGGGACGCCTCCTCCGCCACCTTGGCCTTCTCGGCGGGGCTGACGATGTGGTCCGGCGCCCTGCGGGAGCTTTCCTCCGCAGGCGTGGTCGGGGCTTGGGGATGCTCCTCCGCCGGTTTCGACGGCTTGGTCGCGGCCATATGAACTGCTCCGGACATGGTGGCTTGTCTTGCTGAAACAGGCGGAGGCGGGCGCGGGTTCAGGCTTGCGGGACAATTCCTGGCGCGTTGCGGCCATTGGCGCCCTTCCCTTGTGGGGACGCAGGGCCTATCGGTGGCCCCGTCGTCGACCAGGTGCGCTCATGTTCTTGCAGTCCATGCGTCGCGGCCTGAAAGGCCGCTGTCCCCATTGCGGAGAAGGCAAGCTCTTCCGCGCCTATCTGAAGGTCTCGCCCACCTGCCCGGCCTGTGGCCACGACCTGGCCAAATATCCGGCCGACGACGGCCCGGCCTATTTCACCATCCTGATGGTCGGCCACCTGGTCGTCGCGCCGCTGCTGCTCTTCCCGGCGATCTGGCAGGTCTCGCCCTGGATCGTCGTGCCCTCGACCTTGATCCCCCTGACGGTGATCAGCCTGTTGCTCTTGCCGTTGAACAAGGGCTGGTTCATCGGCCTGCTCTACGCGCTTGGCGTCAAGCGCGGCGACGCCGCCGTCCATACCGCCGACGTGGCCGACCGCTAGGCGGCAGGAACCGGCGCCGAAGCCGACCGTTGCCTCGGTAAGACCCCTAAGGGTCCGCA
This window harbors:
- a CDS encoding entericidin EcnA/B family protein, which gives rise to MRKIIALAAVAAALMASACNTVEGLGRDAQAAGAAVTGAASDMKR
- a CDS encoding DUF983 domain-containing protein, with product MFLQSMRRGLKGRCPHCGEGKLFRAYLKVSPTCPACGHDLAKYPADDGPAYFTILMVGHLVVAPLLLFPAIWQVSPWIVVPSTLIPLTVISLLLLPLNKGWFIGLLYALGVKRGDAAVHTADVADR